A section of the Citrobacter farmeri genome encodes:
- the sufE gene encoding cysteine desulfuration protein SufE, with protein MAALPDKEKLLRNFQRCANWEEKYLYIIELGQRLPEIAAADRCPENTIQGCQSQVWIVMRQNAQGVIELQGDSDAAIVKGLIAVVFILYHQMTAQDIVNFDVRPWFEQMALAQHLTPSRSQGLEAMIRAIRTKAATLS; from the coding sequence ATGGCCGCGCTGCCGGATAAAGAAAAATTGTTGCGTAATTTTCAGCGTTGCGCTAATTGGGAAGAGAAGTATCTGTACATCATTGAACTGGGACAGCGACTGCCGGAGATAGCCGCCGCGGATCGCTGTCCTGAAAATACGATTCAGGGATGTCAGAGTCAGGTCTGGATAGTGATGCGCCAGAATGCGCAAGGCGTTATTGAACTGCAGGGCGACAGTGATGCTGCCATTGTGAAAGGACTGATTGCGGTCGTCTTCATTCTGTATCATCAGATGACGGCTCAGGATATCGTGAATTTTGATGTGCGACCGTGGTTTGAACAGATGGCGCTCGCACAGCATCTCACGCCGTCTCGTTCACAGGGTCTGGAGGCGATGATTCGCGCGATCCGTACCAAAGCAGCAACTCTTAGCTAA